AATACCCGTGGCTTTTTACCACGATAACACACTTCCGATCGTTCATCCAACATTACTTCCAATCTCAAAATTGCGCACATACGCCATTTAATTCCATGAcaccatataaacactttgcaTGGCAGTTGATTTAAAATACTCAAGAAATGATCACAGAAAGGCGATGTTTCATTCTCCGATAACGTTGAACGTTGATAAAGTTGAGCTCCCTATTATTAAAAGAACTTGAGATGAACTGAGCCGACAAAAAAGAAGATCGATATATTAATTCTTCCACTTTATACAGTTCAATTACAGGGAGTTTTACTTTCGCgttcaaaaaaagaaatattgttctttttcattaaaaagacaATTAATTTCCTCCAATTCAGTCCACTTTAGTCTCGAACTAACGAGCAGAAATAGGACTTAACAGTTTAATGAAATCGTGTCAAGGCCAGACAGGTGTAAAAGTTCTTTCACACAATATTTTATGAAGTGAACATCATCCACCTTTCAGCACCACTTAGCATTTTCTCAAGACGACAGCTCTTCTTTTGACCTCTAAACTATGATGAACGTTTCTGAACATGGAAGCTTCGCAACTTTAGGTCAACTTCATTGGGTGATTGATCAAACACCattctttgtattcattttttctttcaacatttttcttgctttcaccgcaacactcggcaacactctgatcctcattgcgcttcgcagtgtcgtcgattcatccgccaacaaaatttttgctccgctgCCTGGCTATGACTGATTTTTTTGTTGGCATTATTGTTCAGTCGCTTTTTGCTGCCTTTTTGATGACAATCGCAAGCGGAAACTGGCGTATTATTTACTTGTCTTTTGAGTATTTTTGACTTCACCTTAAGCTTCTGTGGACTTTCTCTCACAACTGCTTCTGCCattagcgtggacaggcttctagcgctgttactgggattgagatacagacacacagtaactttaagacgagttcgttgccttgttGTCTGCTTCTTGCTGGTTTCAAGTGGAAATGGTTTTATACACTCGCTATTTCCTCAGGACTTTCCCAAGAGTGTAGGATTTGTTGTGATTGTGATTATAACTTCCTTGTTCCTCTCGGTCTTCTCTCACGTcaaaatctttctcaaactgcaacagcatcaagcccaagtACGACAACATGTTGTTGGACATGAACAAGCAAACGGTGGAGGAATTCCACTAAACATTGAGCGATAAAAAAAGGCTGTTTGCACCATAGCCTGGGTGCAGTTAGCAATGGTGTTTTGCTATTTCCCACTGTTCATTTATCTGATACTGGGAATGGCAACTAATTGGTACAAGAGaggatcaatttttcacgtATTTGCAGCAACAGTCGTCTATTTTAATTCCAGTCTGAACCCGATCCTCTATAGTTGGAAAACACGTGAAGTCGGGCAAGCGGTAAAGACTACAGTGAAACAGATTCGTCGTTTTTCAAGTTAATCTCGCCTTCCTTTCTGTGATGTGGAGAACAATGTTGACAACACTTCGAGGGTGAACCACGGACTCAAACTACTAAGAACacatatttgacaattattctacaagggcgcgctggatattaAGTCATAGATAacccaacgaggcgcgtagctgGCTATAAccaatctcatatccaacaagcgcgaatgaaataattgttttattacattCTTAACCTTAGGATTTGCTAAATTCTATTTCAGTTTAAGAAACGAAAACGGCTTGTTGTGTGGCGGCGAGCAAAGGAAACGATCAATGGCGGCTCTAACAGATTTTGTGGATGAACTTTTGTAGTACGTGCCATCTTTCTTTCTGGCAGACGTGTAAAAACACTTCAAACAAGCATTCGACCCTTATTTCGACATTTCTTctattggttttgaaaatatGGCGCCACCAGAACTGGCAAGCCATTCTGTAACATTAAGGTAAACGTTGTTGTTATGTAATCTTCAGAAATGCGTAAAATCTCGGCGgtcacatttgaaattttgcaaattgtAAGGGAAACTTAACAGATACGTACCATTAAATAACCTCATCCCGAACTTTATggccttttttgttgtttctgggACAGCCTTATCCATAATTTCCTGAATTTCGTCTGTTGTTAACTCACAGAATCTGATTTTTGGATACATTACTTGGGTTCCAGTAAAAAATCTAATGTCGAGCGGCTTTTAATGCATTCATTTCCATATAAACTCAAACGCAGGTATAATGGCTGATAACCGAGATCTAGTGAACTAATCAAAAAGCAAGAGTTGCATTATCCAAGggtgagaatttaataattaacaattattccacgagcgcgcattggatatgagatgatagccaacgaggcgagtagcaccgagttggctataatcatctcacaTGCATCTTCCCCTATTACTAGTAAAAGAGTCCACAAAAAAAGATCGataaatcaattctttcacctTATCCAGCTCAATTACATGGAGTTTTAATTTGTTAAAAGCCGACTTATAACAAACGCTCGAAGCGTACGTTATATCAGAAACAATACCGACTGCAAAcaatatcttttctttcttatctCGGCCCTAACGAATTAACCGTGAGCAAAGCAAAGCAATATTCCCTGCGGAGGAAAGAACTCGTAATCTTTGAAATAATATAGGGCGCTTAAGCAAGAACCACGACGCTAGGAAAcaataatctgattggttatatgaaaaaaaaaataatcttgcTTCACATGCGGCACGGACTTtaatacaattctttgacgtagtctgccaaatgacaacgtgcgACTTCGAAATTGAGCCTTTAGCAACAATGTGAACGACACTAAATCTTTCATCGTTCAAAGCGCTtgtaccagtccatttgcatgcagtagaaaaataaaagaataaccACAAAACAGTCACcacttcccaaatgtttattttcaagagtTCCTTTGCCGTTGCCATCGTTACTACTTGAGCTCCCTAATGAGAGTCACTCGAGTTACGCTTGGCCggtaattttattgatttataaTTCTGACTGCACTGCAAGTAAATGTCCCGAGGACAATAGCCACTCTACACGCTGTTTATTTTCGCGtttaaaaaaggaaattgtGTCCTCTGTCAATCTAaaagtaactgaaatttaattgaATTCACTTTACTCTCAAAGTAGAGATGGGAAATAGGATTTACCTGGTTATTGGAATCATGCAAAGACCAGACAGGTGTCaaacttctttgaaaaaattatttaataaaaGTCATGCAACGCTATAAATGCCACTTATCATTGTCTCAAGACGGGGCCGAATTCTTCTATGGGGCTCAAAACTGATGAGAAATAGGGCTTCCCTGGTTAATGGAATCATGCAAAAACCAGGCAGGTGAAAAAAGTCATCCAACGCTAAATGCCACTTACCATTTCCCCAAGACGTGACTGAGTTCTTCTATGGGGCGCAAAATTGATGGGAAATAGGACTTACTTGGTTAATGGAATCATACAAAGACCAGACAGGTGTccaatttctttgaaaaaaatcatttataaAAGTCATCAAACGCTAAATGCCACTTAGCATTTTCTTAAGACGGGGCTGAGTTTTTCTACGGGGCTCAAAATTGTCGTGAACATTTGTGAACATGGAAACTTTTAAACCTAAGATCGATTTTTTCTGGGTTATTGATCAAAGACCattctttgtattcattttttctttcaacatttttctttctttcaccgcaacactcggcaacactctgatcctcattgcgcttcacaaagtgtcgtcgattcatcctccaacaaaatttttgttccGCTGCCTTGCTATGagtgatttttgtgttggcgttaTTGTTCAGCCGCTATTTGCTGCCTTTTTGATGGGAATCGCAAGTGGAAACTGGCGTATTCTTGAGTTGACTTTGAATTtctttaacttcttcttctgtggATTTTCTCTCACAACAGCTACTGCAattagcgtggacaggcttctcgcgctgttactgggattgagatacagacacacagtaactttaagacgagttcgttgccttgttGTCTGCCTCTTGTTGGTTGTAATTGCAATGAGTTTTATGTACTCCTTGTCTTCTTGGGGCATTGCCAACAGCGCCGGATTCGTTGTGGTTATAACCTCCTTGTTCCTCTCGATCTTCTCTCACGCcaaaatctttctcaaactgcgacagcatcaagcccaagtACGACGACAACATGTTGGCCATGAGCAAGCACGACCAGCAAACGGCGGAGGGATTCCAATGAACATTGAGCGATACAAAAATATTGTTTGCACCATAGCCTGGGTTCAGTTAGCATTGGTCTTGTGCTATTTTccaatgttcattttttttggacTGGCAATGGCAACTAATTGGCACAGGACAGGATCAATTTTTTACGTATGTGCAGCAACAGTTGTCTATTTCAATTCCACCCTAAACCCGGtccttttttgttggaaaatacgtgaagtcagaCAAGCGGTAAAGACCACAATGAAACAGAttcgttgtttctcaagttaatcTCGCCTTCCTGTCCGTGATGTGGGGAACAGTGTTGACAATAACTAGATAGTGGCCCTCGGCCTCAAACTACTACGAACGCATATTTAACAGTTCTACAAGGGCGAGCTGGATATCAAATCATAGATAACCAACAAGGCACGTAGCGCCCAATTGGTTTTAATCATTTTATACCAGGACGCCCCAATTCGAATAAATTCTTATATAAAGATACAGGATCAACAATTTTCCCTagttgattttattccggtccAAAAGGGCTTTTGTCGGCAAGTTTTTGGGAAAGCTGCAAACATGTTTTCAGCTCTCGTTGTTGCTGACGCGTTCCTTGATCATATTAGGTACAGAGGGTGTATGAATTGATAGCCTGTGACCGGCGAGCtcatgaaaatgctggaaatctgaagCCTGTgcttcagtttttaataagtagggttatatttttcttttatagaagtaaataatttttagaGATGTTGACTTTTTAGTGCAATGAATAAGCTGAAGCGATTAAAGACAGAAATGAGGAACACCTTTCCTTCGCGCGACTATAACGATATTCAGTTACagtttttttgacaattttcgtTTCTTCTCGAGACAATTAAGGATTTGTGTCtaaaatttaattccaggacagcaTAGAGACACTCAGTATGCTAGGTGGGTCACTTGAAACATTCTAGTGACTCAGAAATAATTGCAGAAAGGTGAGATTACATTTTCcgctgacgttctcgttgtcATGGCTGCTTAACTGAAGCTCACTCTAACATGCATTcattaagctccctattattaagaaaatattatctAGGAAATGGTGTCCTGCGTCACTTTAAAGATAAGCGTAATTCCcttgaattcatttttctttcaaaatagaGATAGGAGTGCGCTGGTCAATAAAAGCAAGACAGGTGTCATAGTGAATTTGAGAAAAGGAAATTTAACGTCAATGTGTGACTGACATCGTTTCACAATATCTTTTCTATGAAAATCATCCCTGCACCTTCAAGTGCCACTCGCCATTTTTTCAAGACAGGGTCGAGTCACATTATGATGAACATTTCTGAACATGGAAACTTTTCAAATTCACTTCGATTTATTCTCAGGGTGACTTATAAAACATCATTCTTCGCATTGTTTATCCatattatgtatatatgtaGTTTAGTTTACCACACACGTGACTAGTGTCTTTAATTTGGCacatgctgattggctagctcggaggtgattatacaatCATAATCACTTCCGGCGGCGCGCGAAACTCTAAAATTCGATCATTTTCCAGTTcattgtcacagataaagtagtttttggtgttatttttcaactttattCATCTCGGTGTCGGAAAGTAGTAGATGTTTGCCGAGCTGCGAAGCTAAACTAGCGGCGAAACTATTCACCTCGACCTCACAGAATATATATTAAGTTActatatattataatatattagTTACATATACCGTATTTCCTCGAATAATAGCCCACCCTCGAGTGATTGCtctcccccctcccccaccacTCACCATTTTGTGTTTCCTCTATCCCCTCCCTTTCAAGTTAAAAATTGACGTCTTGGGTAACAAacaagttttcatttaattgtttaaaaccaaaaaataagttGGCTCCTCGCGCCAGCCCATTTGCAGGGATCTCTATAGCAATAAATCTAGAAGACTGGGGCTGAAATGGAGTAAGATCCAGTAAAAATTATTAGTGAACATATATTAATCaacgaaacaaatttgaaacactTGAAAAGCCcatgttctctttttttatgTAACcagttttcttatttatttaatggccgattttgttCTATTATAACgggtataataaaacaaaatatttaggACACGACCTCCTCTGAGAAATATTCGAATCGCTGCTCCCTTTCGGtgcgaaaaaagaaattatcactAAAGGAAATGCAAAACGAAGTTTTCATTTAATTGTTCACAACCGAAAAATGGATCTCTGTAACGGTAAATATCGACGATGGACCTGAAATGGAGTCTGAATCGGTAAAAGCTGTCGGTGAAAATTTAACTTCACCTTCTGTGGATTTTCTTTCGCAACAGCCACTGCCATTAGCATGGACAGGCTTCTCGCGCTGTTactgggattgagatacagacacacagtaactttaagacgagttcgttgcctTGCTGTCTTCTTCTTGGTGGTTTCAACTGGAAATGGTTTTATGCACTCGTTGTTTTCTCAGGACTTTGCCAAGAGCATAGGATTTGTTGTGATTATAATTTTCTTGTTCCTTTCGGTCTTCTCTCACGTCAAAATCCTTCTCAAACTACGACAGTATCAAGCCGAAGTACAAAAACGTGTTGGACATGAACAAGCAATCGGAGGAGGAATTCCATTGAACATTGAGCGATACAAAAAGACTGTTTGGACCATAGCCTGGGTACAATTAGCATTGGTGTTTTGTTATTTCCCACTATTCATTTATCTGATACTGGTAATGGCAAGAAATTGGTACAGGACAGGATCAGTTTTTTATGTACTTGCATCAACAGTcgtctatttcaattccaccctaaacccgatccttttttgttggaaaatacgtgaagtcagaCAAGAGGTAAAGAACACAGTGAAGCAGATTTGTTGTTTCCAAATTAATCTCGCCTTCCTTTCTGTGATTTGCAGAACAATGTTGACAATACCTCGAAGATGAATCACGGCCTCAAACTACTAAGAACACATATTTGACAACTATTCTCGGAGGGCGCGCTGGAAATTAGGTCatagataaccaacgaggcgcgtagcgccgagttggttataatcattttACATCAGGAAGCCCTTATCCTCTTCCTCATAAGATAAAAATTGACATCTTGGATTACAAACAAGCATTCATTTAATTGTTCACAACTGTATGCTTACAAATAAGTTGGCTTCTCGCGTCGACCTAGTTGCAGGGATCTCTGCAGCGGTAAATCTTGACGATGGGGTGAAATGGAGTCTGATCCAGTAAAAATTATAAGGGATAATTTAGGCTCTGACGCTATATATTTGAAACACTTAAAAAGGCCATGTTCGCTTTATTTTTGATGtgactagtttttttttgtttgatggtataataaaaaaaatatttaatgcaCGACCTCCTGTGAGAAATTTATGACTGATTGCCCTCTTTCGatgtgaaaaaagaaataatcacCTCCGGTTTCTATTCCAGGAAATGCAGTACATTATCCACGTTGGCTTGGATTGCTTATTGACAACCATAAAGTTTAGTGTCTTCTTCTACAACCTCTCACGCAAACACAAGAAAAAGCAGGCAAAGACATATCATCTAATTCAACACACCATACAACAGGAATGTGCAAAAACGTCATCAACTTAACACCTCAAGCAACCAAAACCACTCAAATAAAATGCAACTGCAAGGCCTCAGtttcaaagaaaacacaacGGGAACGCAAAAATATAACATTGATCATAATTGTTTCGCAATATCTCGTTTTCATGGTACACTATAGGTTAAGTGACATAAACTGCGAGAAAAGTTCTGCAAGAAACTGTGAGAACGGTCTTAATTAAGACAGAATTCATAGTTGTAGGCTGACATTGTCGTTGGAACATTCATTTCGTAAGTTCCTCTCACATTTCAGAGTGCAACACCgaaataattaatttcaatCTGTGCCTCACTTGCAGCTCCTTTCTTTTGTCTTGACAAAAAgcatgctgaaaaaaaaaaaaaagacttcctCGCCCATTTGACGGGTGCCTCCTTTccttttcatcatttttttcgttgtttttcttttttccttcttttctgaTTGTCTAAAGTATATTAATTAAGCACAATGACGGTGACAAGATCATTAAAATTGTgcaaatttaacaatgaaaaacaaaaggtttcCACGTGCGTTTTCATTTGTGTGCGATTCGCAGGGTCGGAAAAAATCGAATCTTCGCCCATTTCATGGGTGCCTTCTCTCCTTTACCTcatttctttgctgttttcttcttttcagtcctttcttcttctttgcttgTTTAAGACATATTAATTAAGCACAATGACTATGACAAGAAAATCTCGAACATGAAAAATAATAGTTttacacgctttgcacgtgggTTTTTCATTTGTGCACTTTTCGAATTCGCAGCTGTTCTCATGCTTTATGCTATTCTTGACGGAAGTTTTCTTCAAGAagtattaataattcatcaacctaACAGCCTATAAAAATACCAATAAAACGTCACGTGGAGAAGCCTTATTCCTCGTTATTATTCTTTATGAAAagaataggcgaatctttgtttactctttttgcctcattaacatatgcttatcactatctgattacgctaacaaaataaaaactctgaatattgaaagggcataacagtttaagttttctctgaaaatttgagtccaattcatcgaatggtttcggagaaattcttttctaaaaactcgaaattttacaggggatgtacggctctttaacttttttgccaaccagcaatttcgcagtttttgatgtctgatatttcctgcttgcaaagagctgaaaattgcacaaattgctcaacttaatcagctctttcaacttttgcatttagctcatatatacggccactgcttgtattaggtaagtcgtatgctaatgagcaaaaatgtaaacaaagattcgcctatactgATAGAGCATAGCTTCTTTCTCTTTTATGCCAATATCTTCGCCTCACAGTTTcaacctttgttcggactcccaAGAGATACGCTTTATGTGGAATGCATTTGAAGCTTATAAATACACTCGCGGGTCGTGGCTTATGTAAAGGATAATACCCAGCCCCGGggccttcttaaaaataatgaccTCGAGCGAAGCGCGAggtcattatttttaagaaggccTCGGGGCTGGGCATTATCCTTTACATAAAGCCACTGGGCTCTATATACCCTAATAAAACAATCCCGATCGTTTACATTACTTCAAATCTCAAAACCGCTCATATATGCACTTTAATTCCAGGACACCAGATAAACACTTAACTTGCTACATGACTTGAAATACTCAAAAAATGATCCTAGTAAGGAGATGTTTCATTCTCCGATAACGTTGAACGTTGATAAAGTTGAGCTCCTTATTATTAAAAGAAGTCGACAAAACAAAGATCGATAAATTAATTCTTCCACTTTATCCACTTCAATtacgttgattttttttttcgtgttcaagaaaggaaatggtGTCCTTTGTCATTAAAAAGACAACTACAATTTCCTCCAATGCAGTCCACTTTAGTCTCGAATTAGAGATGGAAAGTAGGAGTTAGCTGGTAAATGAAATCGTGCCAAGGTCAGACAGGTGTAAAAGTTCTTTCACACAGCATCATCCATCGTTAAGCGCCACTAAGCATTCTCTCAAGACGGCGACAACTTCTTGTATGGACCTCAGAACTATGATGAACATTTCTGAACACAGACACTTCTCAAGTTTTGGTCAACCTCACTGGTTGATTTATCGAACACCattctttgtattcattttttccttgaacatttttcttgctatCACCGCAACACTCGGCAACACCTTGATACTTATTGCACTTTACAAAGTGTCGTCAATTCGTCctccaacaaaatttttgctccgctgcctggctatgagcgatttttgtgttggcgttaTTGCTCATCCGCTTTTTGCTACTATTTTGATCGAAATTGGAAGGGGGAGATGGT
Above is a genomic segment from Acropora muricata isolate sample 2 chromosome 1, ASM3666990v1, whole genome shotgun sequence containing:
- the LOC136920049 gene encoding melanocyte-stimulating hormone receptor-like is translated as METFKPKIDFFWVIDQRPFFVFIFSFNIFLSFTATLGNTLILIALHKVSSIHPPTKFLFRCLAMSDFCVGVIVQPLFAAFLMGIASGNWRILELTLNFFNFFFCGFSLTTATAISVDRLLALLLGLRYRHTVTLRRVRCLVVCLLLVVIAMSFMYSLSSWGIANSAGFVVVITSLFLSIFSHAKIFLKLRQHQAQVRRQHVGHEQARPANGGGIPMNIERYKNIVCTIAWVQLALVLCYFPMFIFFGLAMATNWHRTGSIFYVCAATVVYFNSTLNPVLFCWKIREVRQAVKTTMKQIRCFSS